In one Halosimplex halophilum genomic region, the following are encoded:
- a CDS encoding transcription initiation factor IIB family protein, translating into MYSARDQVENAEWLDEIEATAERLDMDEAARSRAADLFLSNVPETDRSKRAVLATSVYVAGLVEGDSRSQQRVAEAADVSRLTISQRYEAMLENQGLDAPGW; encoded by the coding sequence ATGTACAGCGCCCGCGACCAGGTCGAGAACGCGGAGTGGCTCGACGAGATCGAGGCGACCGCCGAGCGCCTCGACATGGACGAAGCCGCCCGCTCGCGGGCGGCCGATCTGTTCCTCTCGAACGTCCCGGAGACCGACCGCTCGAAGCGGGCCGTCCTCGCGACGAGCGTCTACGTCGCCGGGCTCGTCGAGGGCGACAGCCGCAGCCAGCAGCGCGTCGCCGAGGCCGCGGACGTGTCCCGGCTCACCATCTCCCAGCGCTACGAGGCGATGCTGGAGAATCAGGGGCTGGACGCGCCGGGCTGGTAG
- a CDS encoding YIP1 family protein, with product MTQWVENPTGGRDRGAVALARAWAEVLVRPRRLFRSGVAPGDQAPGLVFAGAVVLAEELTRVASGAAAYPVLGGRPLLSTLLFLALAVVLVAPAALHLTAALQTLILIAAAPDRAGVSETVQVIAYAAAPCAFAGLPYPGVRVAATAYASVLLAVGVSAVHDVSLPRAAVLTALPAALVFGYGFRGFAALSELTGLTWADVLGALG from the coding sequence GTGACTCAGTGGGTCGAGAATCCGACGGGCGGGCGGGACCGGGGAGCGGTCGCACTCGCGCGCGCGTGGGCGGAGGTGCTGGTCAGGCCCCGTCGGCTGTTCCGGTCGGGCGTGGCGCCGGGCGACCAGGCTCCCGGGCTGGTGTTCGCCGGCGCGGTCGTCCTCGCGGAGGAGCTGACCCGGGTCGCGTCGGGGGCGGCCGCCTACCCGGTCCTGGGCGGGCGGCCCCTCCTCTCGACGCTCCTCTTTCTGGCGCTGGCGGTCGTCCTCGTCGCGCCGGCGGCGCTGCACCTGACGGCGGCGCTCCAGACGCTGATCCTCATCGCGGCGGCGCCGGACCGCGCGGGCGTCAGCGAGACGGTGCAGGTCATCGCCTACGCCGCGGCGCCCTGTGCCTTCGCCGGCCTCCCCTATCCGGGCGTCCGCGTGGCCGCGACCGCGTACGCGAGTGTCCTCCTCGCGGTCGGCGTGAGCGCCGTGCACGACGTGTCGCTGCCGAGGGCCGCGGTCCTGACGGCCCTCCCGGCGGCGCTCGTCTTCGGCTACGGCTTCCGGGGGTTCGCCGCGCTGTCGGAACTGACCGGCCTGACGTGGGCCGACGTGCTCGGGGCTCTCGGGTGA